One genomic window of Quercus robur chromosome 6, dhQueRobu3.1, whole genome shotgun sequence includes the following:
- the LOC126732400 gene encoding linamarin synthase 2-like isoform X3: MGSVRATKPHAVCVPFPAQGHVTPMMRLAMLLHSRGFHITFVNTEFNHRRLIRSKGLDYIKGLPDFQFEAIPDGLPPSDRDATQHVPSIMDATRKNCLVPFKELVLKLNSSSEVPLVTCIVSDGIMSFAIKAGEELGIPEVQFWTASACGFMGYLNFTELIKRGILPFKDESFKGDGTLDKAINWIPGMKNIRLKDLPSFMRITDITETMFDFMGSEAQNCLNSSTIIFNTFNEFEHEVLEVISAKFPHVYTIGPLHLLGRHVPESHFISQGSSLWKEDSKCLQWLDKREPNSVVYVNYGSITVMSDQHFKEFAWGLANSKHTFLWIIRPDVVMGDTTILPEEFFEETKDRGLLTSWCPQDKVLAHPSIGAFLTHCGWNSTLESVSAGVPIICWPFFAEQQTNCRYACTTWEIGVEVNEDVKRHEIEALVKEMMEGEKGKAMRQKAREWKKKAMEATDFEGSSYKNFERFIKEALLIGE, translated from the exons ATGGGTTCAGTTCGAGCTACAAAGCCCCATGCAGTATGTGTTCCATTCCCAGCACAAGGCCATGTAACACCCATGATGCGATTAGCCATGCTCCTACACTCAAGGGGCTTCCATATAACCTTTGTAAACACTGAGTTCAACCACAGACGCTTAATCCGATCCAAAGGGCTTGACTACATAAAGGGGCTACCTGATTTCCAGTTTGAAGCAATACCAGATGGGTTGCCACCATCGGACCGTGATGCAACTCAGCATGTTCCAAGCATAATGGATGCCACCAGAAAGAACTGTTTGGTCCCTTTCAAAGAGCTAGTGCTTAAGCTCAACTCATCCTCTGAAGTGCCTTTGGTTACCTGCATAGTGTCTGATGGCATCATGAGTTTTGCTATTAAAGCTGGAGAAGAATTAGGCATCCCAGAGGTTCAGTTTTGGACTGCCTCAGCTTGTGGCTTCATGGGATATCTCAACTTCACTGAACTCATCAAAAGAGGCATTCTTCCATTCAAAG ATGAAAGCTTCAAAGGTGATGGAACACTTGACAAAGCAATAAATTGGATCCCGGGAATGAAAAATATCCGGCTCAAGGACCTCCCTAGCTTTATGAGAATTACTGACATAACTGAAACAATGTTTGATTTTATGGGATCAGAAGCACAAAACTGCCTAAATTCTTCCACAATCATCTTCAACACATTTAACGAGTTTGAACATGAAGTCCTAGAAGTAATTTCAGCCAAATTCCCTCATGTTTACACTATAGGCCCACTTCACTTGCTAGGTCGGCATGTACCTGAGAGCCATTTCATATCTCAAGGTTCAAGCTTATGGAAAGAAGACTCCAAATGTCTCCAATGGCTTGATAAAAGGGAACCCAACTCAGTTGTGTACGTAAATTATGGCAGCATAACTGTGATGTCGGACCAACACTTCAAAGAATTTGCATGGGGTCTTGCGAATAGCAAGCACACATTTTTGTGGATAATTAGGCCTGATGTAGTAATGGGAGATACGACAATCTTGCCTGAAGAATTTTTTGAGGAGACTAAGGATAGGGGATTGCTAACAAGTTGGTGCCCCCAAGATAAAGTGCTAGCACATCCATCCATAGGGGCTTTCCTAACACATTGTGGTTGGAATTCTACATTAGAAAGTGTATCTGCTGGCGTGCCTATTATTTGTTGGCCCTTCTTTGCCGAGCAACAAACAAATTGTCGGTATGCTTGTACCACTTGGGAGATTGGTGTGGAGGTTAACGAGGATGTTAAACGTCATGAGATTGAAGCACTTGTTAAGGAAATGATGGAAGGGGAAAAGGGTAAGGCCATGAGACAAAAAGCTAGGGAATGGAAGAAGAAAGCAATGGAAGCAACTGATTTTGAAGGATCATCATATAAGAATTTTGAAAGATTTATTAAGGAGGCTCTCCTCATTGGTGAGTGA